In one window of Lynx canadensis isolate LIC74 chromosome B3, mLynCan4.pri.v2, whole genome shotgun sequence DNA:
- the NFKBIA gene encoding NF-kappa-B inhibitor alpha, whose protein sequence is MFQPAEHAQDWAMEGPRDALKKERLLDDRHDSGLDSMKDEEYEQMVKELREIRLEPQEAPRGTEPWKQQLTEDGDSFLHLAIIHEEKALTMEVVRQVKGDLAFLNFQNNLQQTPLHLAVITNQPEIAEALLEAGCDPELRDFRGNTPLHLACEQGCLASVGVLTQTCRTQHLYSILQATNYNGHTCLHLASIHGYLGIVELLVSLGADVNAQEPCNGRTALHLAVDLQNSDLVSLLLKCGADVNRVTYQGYSPYQLTWGRPSTRIQQQLGQLTLENLQMLPESEDEESYDTESEFTEDELPYDDCVLGGQRLTL, encoded by the exons ATGTTTCAACCCGCCGAGCACGCCCAGGACTGGGCCATGGAGGGTCCCCGGGACGCACTCAAGAAAGAGCGGCTGCTGGACGACCGCCACGACAGCGGCCTGGACTCCATGAAGGACGAGGAGTACGAGCAGATGGTGAAGGAGCTGCGGGAGATCCGGCTTGAGCCCCAGGAGGCGCCGCGCGGCACCGAGCCCTGGAAGCAGCAGCTCACCGAGGACGGAGACTC GTTCCTGCACTTGGCCATCATCCATGAAGAGAAGGCATTGACCATGGAAGTAGTCCGCCAAGTGAAAGGAGACCTGGCCTTCCTCAATTTCCAGAACAACCTGCAGCAG ACTCCACTCCACTTGGCTGTGATCACCAACCAACCAGAAATTGCTGAGGCACTTCTGGAAGCTGGCTGTGATCCTGAGCTCCGAGACTTTCGAGGAAATACCCCCCTACACCTCGCCTGTGAGCAAGGCTGCCTGGCCAGTGTGGGAGTCCTGACTCAGACCTGCAGGACCCAGCACCTCTACTCCATCTTGCAGGCCACCAACTACAATG GTCACACTTGTCTACACTTAGCCTCTATCCATGGCTACCTGGGCATCGTGGAGCTTTTGGTGTCTTTGGGTGCTGATGTCAATGCTCAG GAGCCCTGTAATGGCCGAACTGCCCTCCACCTTGCAGTGGACCTGCAGAATTCCGACCTCGTGTCGCTTTTGTTGAAGTGCGGGGCTGATGTCAACAGAGTCACCTACCAAGGCTACTCCCCATACCAGCTCACCTGGGGCCGTCCAAGTACACGGATACAGCAGCAGCTGGGCCAGCTGACCCTAGAAAACCTTCAGATGCTGCCAGAGAGCGAGGATGAGGAGAGCTACGACACAGAGTCAGAGTTCACAGAGGACGAG CTGCCCTATGATGACTGTGTGCTTGGAGGCCAACGCCTGACGTTATGA